The Pantoea phytobeneficialis genome has a segment encoding these proteins:
- the pyrI gene encoding aspartate carbamoyltransferase regulatory subunit translates to MTHDNKLQVEAIKRGTVIDHIPAQVGFKLLSLFRLTETDQRITIGLNLPSGEMGRKDLIKIENTFLTDDQINQLAVYAPHATVNRIDEYEVVAKIAPTLPDRIERVLTCPNGNCISRSEPVFSSFAVKKRDDEVHLKCKYCEKEFAHHVVLGHW, encoded by the coding sequence ATGACACACGATAACAAATTGCAGGTTGAAGCCATTAAACGCGGCACGGTGATTGACCATATCCCGGCGCAGGTTGGCTTTAAATTACTGTCGCTGTTTCGCCTGACCGAAACCGATCAGCGCATCACCATTGGTCTGAATCTGCCTTCTGGCGAAATGGGGCGTAAAGATCTGATCAAGATCGAGAACACCTTTCTCACCGATGATCAGATCAACCAACTGGCGGTGTATGCCCCTCATGCCACGGTCAACCGTATCGACGAATATGAAGTGGTGGCGAAGATCGCCCCGACGCTGCCGGATCGCATCGAACGGGTGCTGACCTGCCCGAACGGCAACTGTATCAGCCGCAGCGAGCCAGTGTTCTCCAGTTTTGCCGTGAAAAAGCGCGACGATGAAGTGCACCTGAAGTGCAAATATTGCGAGAAAGAGTTCGCGCACCATGTAGTGCTCGGTCACTGGTAA
- a CDS encoding valine--tRNA ligase, whose product MEKTYNPQDIEQPLYEHWEQQGYFKPNGDTSQESFCIMIPPPNVTGSLHMGHAFQQTIMDTMIRYQRMQGKNTLWQAGTDHAGIATQMVVERKIAAEEGKTRQDYGREAFIDKIWQWKAESGGNISRQMRRLGNSVDWERERFTMDEGLSNAVKEVFVRLYKENLIYRGKRLVNWDPKLRTAISDLEVENRETKGSMWHIRYPLADGAKTAEGKDYLVVATTRPETLLGDTGVAVNPEDPRYKDLIGKELILPLVDRRIPIVGDEHADMEKGTGCVKITPAHDFNDYEVGRRHALPMINILTFDGDIRTTAEVLDTNGEETDVYSNAIPAEFQNMERFAARKAIVAAIDALGLLDEIKPHDLTVPYGDRGGVVIEPMLTDQWYVRTAPLAKVAVEAVENGDIQFVPKQYENMYFSWMRDIQDWCISRQLWWGHRIPAWYDNHGNVYVGRTEEEVRQENNLGADVALRQDEDVLDTWFSSGLWTFSTLGWPENTEALRTFHPTSVLVSGFDIIFFWIARMIMLTMHFMKDENGKPQVPFKTVYITGLIRDEEGQKMSKSKGNVIDPLDMVDGISLEDLLEKRTGNMMQPQLADKIRKRTEKQFPDGIVPSGTDALRFTLAALASTGRDINWDMKRLEGYRNFCNKLWNASRFVLMNTEDQDCGQNGGEMKLSLADRWILTEFNSTVKAYREALDSYRFDIAANLLYDFTWNQFCDWYLELTKPVMNSGSEAELRGTRNTLVTVLEALLRLAHPVIPFITETIWQRVKVLKNISDDTIMLQPFPQYEAAKEDAEAKADIEWMKQAIVAVRNIRAEMNIALSKPLDVLLRDCSPAALRRVEENRNFLSRLARLESLTILPAGEKGPVSVTKIVEGAELLIPMADLVNKEAELDRLAKELTKLDVEIEKIQTKLANEGFVARAPEAVVAKERERAAELEQSKAKLIEQQGVIAAL is encoded by the coding sequence ATGGAAAAGACATATAACCCGCAAGATATCGAGCAGCCGCTCTACGAGCACTGGGAACAGCAGGGCTACTTTAAACCGAATGGCGACACCAGCCAGGAAAGCTTTTGCATCATGATCCCGCCGCCGAACGTCACCGGCAGCTTGCATATGGGTCACGCCTTCCAGCAAACCATCATGGACACCATGATTCGTTACCAGCGCATGCAGGGCAAAAACACCCTGTGGCAGGCGGGTACTGACCACGCGGGTATCGCTACCCAGATGGTGGTTGAGCGCAAAATTGCGGCTGAAGAGGGCAAAACGCGCCAGGATTACGGTCGCGAAGCCTTTATCGACAAAATCTGGCAGTGGAAAGCGGAATCAGGCGGCAATATCTCCCGTCAGATGCGTCGCCTCGGCAACTCCGTTGACTGGGAACGCGAGCGCTTCACTATGGATGAAGGGCTTTCCAATGCCGTGAAAGAAGTGTTTGTACGCCTGTATAAAGAGAACCTGATTTACCGTGGTAAGCGCCTGGTAAACTGGGACCCGAAACTGCGTACCGCGATTTCTGACCTCGAAGTTGAAAACCGCGAAACCAAAGGTTCGATGTGGCACATCCGCTACCCGCTGGCCGATGGCGCAAAAACCGCGGAAGGTAAAGATTACCTGGTGGTCGCGACCACCCGCCCGGAAACCCTGCTGGGCGATACCGGTGTGGCCGTCAACCCGGAAGATCCACGTTATAAAGATCTGATCGGCAAAGAGCTGATCCTGCCGCTGGTAGACCGTCGTATTCCGATCGTTGGCGATGAACACGCCGACATGGAAAAAGGCACCGGCTGCGTGAAGATCACCCCGGCCCACGACTTCAACGACTACGAAGTTGGCCGTCGCCATGCGCTGCCGATGATCAACATCCTGACCTTCGACGGCGACATCCGCACCACTGCGGAAGTGCTCGACACTAACGGTGAAGAGACTGACGTTTACAGCAACGCCATCCCGGCTGAGTTCCAGAACATGGAACGTTTTGCTGCGCGTAAAGCGATCGTCGCGGCGATTGACGCCCTCGGCCTGCTGGATGAGATCAAGCCTCACGATCTGACCGTACCTTATGGCGACCGTGGCGGCGTGGTGATTGAGCCGATGCTGACCGACCAGTGGTATGTGCGCACTGCCCCGCTGGCAAAAGTCGCGGTTGAAGCGGTGGAAAACGGCGACATCCAGTTCGTGCCGAAGCAGTACGAAAACATGTATTTCTCCTGGATGCGCGACATTCAGGACTGGTGTATTTCCCGTCAACTGTGGTGGGGCCACCGTATTCCGGCGTGGTACGACAATCACGGCAACGTGTATGTCGGTCGCACTGAAGAAGAAGTACGTCAGGAAAACAACCTTGGCGCTGACGTTGCGCTGCGCCAGGACGAAGACGTGCTGGATACCTGGTTCTCTTCTGGCCTGTGGACCTTCTCAACCCTCGGCTGGCCGGAGAACACCGAAGCGCTGCGTACCTTCCACCCGACCAGCGTGCTGGTGAGCGGCTTCGACATCATCTTCTTCTGGATTGCCCGCATGATCATGCTGACCATGCATTTCATGAAAGATGAAAACGGCAAACCGCAGGTGCCGTTCAAGACCGTGTATATCACTGGTCTGATCCGCGACGAAGAAGGACAGAAAATGTCCAAGTCGAAGGGTAACGTCATCGATCCGCTGGATATGGTGGACGGCATTTCACTGGAAGATCTGCTGGAAAAACGTACCGGTAACATGATGCAGCCGCAGTTGGCTGATAAAATCCGTAAACGTACCGAGAAGCAGTTCCCGGACGGCATCGTCCCATCAGGCACCGATGCGCTGCGCTTTACCCTGGCGGCACTGGCCTCGACGGGTCGTGACATCAACTGGGACATGAAGCGTCTCGAAGGTTATCGCAACTTCTGTAACAAGCTGTGGAACGCCAGCCGCTTTGTGCTGATGAACACCGAAGATCAGGATTGCGGCCAGAATGGCGGCGAAATGAAGCTGTCGCTGGCGGATCGTTGGATCCTCACCGAGTTTAACAGCACCGTAAAAGCCTACCGTGAAGCACTGGATAGCTATCGTTTCGATATCGCTGCCAACCTGCTGTACGACTTCACCTGGAACCAGTTCTGTGACTGGTATCTGGAGCTGACCAAGCCAGTGATGAACAGCGGTAGCGAAGCGGAACTGCGCGGCACGCGTAACACGCTGGTGACGGTGCTGGAAGCGTTGCTGCGCCTGGCACATCCGGTCATTCCGTTTATCACTGAAACCATCTGGCAGCGTGTCAAAGTGCTGAAAAATATCAGCGACGACACCATCATGCTGCAACCGTTCCCGCAGTACGAGGCGGCGAAAGAAGATGCGGAAGCGAAAGCGGATATCGAGTGGATGAAGCAGGCTATCGTCGCGGTACGTAATATCCGCGCCGAGATGAACATCGCCCTGAGCAAACCGCTGGATGTGTTGCTGCGTGATTGCTCACCGGCGGCGCTGCGTCGCGTGGAAGAGAACCGTAACTTCCTGTCGCGTCTGGCACGCCTGGAAAGCCTCACCATCCTGCCTGCGGGCGAGAAAGGCCCGGTATCGGTGACCAAGATCGTTGAAGGCGCTGAACTGCTGATTCCGATGGCGGATCTGGTGAACAAAGAAGCGGAGCTGGATCGTCTGGCGAAAGAGCTGACCAAGCTGGATGTTGAAATCGAGAAGATCCAGACCAAACTGGCGAACGAAGGTTTTGTTGCCCGTGCACCGGAAGCGGTGGTAGCGAAAGAGCGCGAACGTGCAGCTGAGCTGGAACAATCAAAAGCAAAACTGATTGAACAGCAGGGCGTGATTGCGGCATTGTAA
- the pyrB gene encoding aspartate carbamoyltransferase, with product MANPLYRKHIISINDLSRAELELVLHTAAQLKAHPQPELLKHNVIASCFFEASTRTRLSFETAMHRLGASVVGFADGSNTSLGKKGETLADTISVIGTYVDAIVMRHPQEGAARLATEFSGGVPILNAGDGANQHPTQTLLDLFTIRETQSRLDNLNVAMVGDLKYGRTVHSLTQALAKFDGNRFFFIAPDALAMPSYITDMLDEQNIRWSRHDSIEEVMPELDILYMTRVQKERLDPSEYANVKAQFILRASDLVGARDNMKVLHPLPRIDEITTDVDSTPHAWYFQQAGNGIFARQALLALVLNRDLAL from the coding sequence ATGGCCAACCCGCTATATCGTAAGCACATTATTTCAATTAACGATCTCAGCCGCGCTGAGCTGGAGCTGGTACTGCATACCGCCGCGCAGCTCAAGGCACACCCGCAGCCGGAATTGCTGAAACACAACGTCATCGCCAGCTGCTTCTTTGAAGCCTCAACGCGTACCCGTCTGTCGTTTGAAACCGCCATGCATCGCCTTGGTGCCTCGGTCGTCGGTTTTGCCGACGGCAGCAACACCTCGCTCGGTAAGAAAGGGGAAACCCTCGCCGATACCATTTCGGTGATTGGTACCTATGTCGATGCCATTGTGATGCGCCATCCGCAGGAAGGCGCGGCCCGTCTCGCTACCGAGTTTTCCGGCGGCGTGCCGATTCTCAACGCCGGAGACGGGGCTAACCAGCATCCGACGCAAACCCTGCTCGATTTGTTCACCATTCGTGAAACCCAGAGCCGTCTGGATAACCTGAATGTGGCGATGGTGGGTGACCTGAAATATGGCCGTACCGTGCACTCCCTGACTCAGGCGCTGGCGAAGTTCGATGGCAACCGGTTCTTCTTTATCGCCCCTGATGCACTGGCGATGCCGTCTTACATCACCGATATGCTGGATGAGCAAAACATTCGCTGGTCGCGCCATGACAGCATCGAAGAGGTGATGCCGGAACTGGATATCCTGTACATGACGCGCGTGCAGAAAGAGCGTCTCGACCCGTCAGAATACGCCAACGTCAAAGCGCAGTTTATTCTGCGCGCCAGCGACCTGGTGGGCGCACGCGACAATATGAAGGTGCTGCACCCGCTGCCACGAATCGATGAGATCACTACGGATGTCGACAGCACACCGCACGCCTGGTATTTCCAGCAGGCCGGGAATGGCATCTTTGCCCGCCAGGCTTTGCTGGCTCTGGTACTGAATCGCGATCTGGCCCTGTAA
- the argF gene encoding ornithine carbamoyltransferase, with amino-acid sequence MSQLNQRHFLRLLDFTPAEIDYLLRLAGELKHAKKNASETQYLKGKNIALIFEKDSTRTRCSFEVAAYDQGANVTYLGPSGSQIGHKESMKDTARVLGRMYDGIQYRGYGQALVETLAEHAGVPVWNGLTTEFHPTQLLADLLTMQEHLPQKSLNQMTLVYVGDARNNMGNSMLEAAAMVGLDLRLVAPKGCWPEEQLVEQCRIAAQKTGGKITLTEDIATGVQGADFIYTDVWVSMGEDKSVWSDRIALLRPYQVNSAMLALTGNPQVKFLHCLPAFHDDQTTLGRQMAEQYGLNDGMEVSNEVFESAHSIVFDQAENRMHTIKAVMVATLGQP; translated from the coding sequence ATGAGTCAGCTGAACCAACGCCATTTCCTGAGATTGCTGGACTTCACCCCAGCAGAAATTGATTACCTGTTAAGACTGGCCGGTGAATTAAAACACGCAAAGAAAAACGCCAGCGAAACGCAGTACCTGAAAGGCAAAAACATCGCGCTCATCTTCGAAAAAGACTCGACTCGTACCCGTTGCTCTTTCGAAGTTGCCGCTTACGATCAGGGTGCTAACGTGACTTACCTCGGCCCAAGCGGCAGCCAGATCGGCCATAAAGAGTCGATGAAAGACACTGCGCGCGTGCTCGGACGTATGTATGACGGTATTCAATATCGTGGTTATGGTCAGGCGTTGGTGGAAACCCTGGCGGAACATGCCGGGGTGCCGGTCTGGAACGGTCTGACCACCGAATTCCATCCAACTCAGTTGCTGGCGGATCTGTTGACGATGCAGGAACATCTGCCACAAAAATCGCTGAACCAGATGACGCTGGTGTACGTTGGCGATGCGCGCAATAACATGGGCAACAGCATGCTGGAAGCAGCTGCGATGGTCGGGCTGGACCTGCGTCTGGTGGCACCGAAAGGCTGCTGGCCAGAAGAACAACTGGTGGAACAATGCCGCATCGCAGCGCAAAAAACCGGTGGCAAAATCACGCTGACCGAAGATATCGCCACCGGCGTGCAGGGTGCCGATTTCATCTACACTGACGTGTGGGTCTCGATGGGAGAAGACAAATCCGTGTGGTCTGATCGTATCGCGCTGCTGCGCCCGTATCAGGTAAACAGCGCGATGCTGGCGTTGACCGGCAATCCGCAGGTGAAGTTCCTGCACTGCCTGCCAGCGTTCCATGATGACCAAACCACGCTGGGACGTCAGATGGCTGAGCAGTATGGCCTGAACGACGGTATGGAAGTCAGCAACGAGGTGTTTGAATCGGCACACAGCATTGTGTTTGACCAGGCAGAAAACCGCATGCACACCATTAAAGCCGTGATGGTGGCAACGCTCGGCCAGCCCTGA
- a CDS encoding DNA polymerase III subunit chi → MKNATFYVMESDTASDGLSAIEALVCDLAEARWRDGKRILIACTDEQQANRLDEALWQRPANAFVPHNLAGEGPRYGAPVELAWPQRRGSSPRDLLISLLPQFADFATAFHEVIDFVPYEESQKQLARDRYKAYRSVGFQLNTATPPQPQTT, encoded by the coding sequence ATGAAAAACGCCACCTTTTATGTGATGGAGTCCGATACCGCCAGCGACGGCCTGAGCGCCATTGAAGCGCTGGTGTGCGATTTGGCCGAAGCACGCTGGCGTGACGGCAAACGCATCCTGATTGCCTGCACCGATGAACAGCAGGCCAATCGTCTGGATGAAGCCTTATGGCAGCGCCCGGCCAATGCCTTTGTACCGCATAACCTTGCGGGTGAAGGCCCGCGTTATGGCGCACCGGTCGAGTTGGCCTGGCCGCAACGACGCGGCAGTTCGCCACGCGACTTGCTAATCAGCCTGCTGCCGCAGTTCGCAGATTTTGCTACTGCTTTCCATGAAGTGATAGACTTCGTTCCTTACGAAGAATCCCAGAAACAGCTGGCGCGTGACCGCTATAAAGCGTATCGCAGCGTTGGCTTCCAATTGAATACGGCGACGCCACCACAGCCGCAAACGACATAG
- the rraB gene encoding ribonuclease E inhibitor RraB, which yields MAYEALLEEQREETRLIIDELLEDGSDPDALYTIEHHLSCNNFDSLEKAAVDAFKLGYEVTEPEELELEDGSTVMCVDILSEAALKPELIDAQVEQLVNLAGKYNVDYDGWGTYFEDPDAEDEDDDGDFIDDEDDGVRH from the coding sequence ATGGCATACGAAGCATTGCTGGAAGAACAACGCGAAGAGACGCGGTTGATCATTGATGAATTACTGGAAGATGGCAGCGATCCTGATGCCCTCTACACCATCGAGCACCATCTTTCCTGCAACAATTTTGACTCGCTGGAAAAAGCGGCGGTAGATGCCTTCAAGCTGGGTTATGAGGTGACTGAACCGGAAGAGCTGGAGCTGGAAGATGGCAGCACGGTGATGTGTGTCGACATCCTGAGCGAAGCCGCGCTGAAACCCGAGCTGATTGATGCGCAGGTTGAGCAACTGGTGAATCTGGCGGGCAAATACAACGTAGATTACGACGGTTGGGGCACCTACTTCGAAGACCCGGACGCGGAAGACGAAGATGATGACGGCGACTTCATTGATGATGAAGACGACGGTGTACGTCACTAA
- the ridA gene encoding Rid family detoxifying hydrolase: MSREISTEKAPAAIGPYVQGVDLGSMIITSGQIPVDPQTGAVADDVSAQARQSLENVKAIVEAAGLKVGDIVKTTVFVKDLNDFATVNATYEAFFTEHNASFPARSCVEVARLPKDVKIEIEAIAVRR; encoded by the coding sequence ATGTCTCGCGAAATCAGTACCGAAAAAGCACCGGCAGCGATTGGTCCGTACGTACAGGGCGTGGATCTCGGTAGCATGATCATTACCTCCGGCCAGATCCCGGTTGATCCGCAAACCGGCGCAGTGGCTGACGATGTGTCTGCTCAGGCGCGTCAGTCGCTGGAAAACGTGAAGGCGATTGTTGAAGCTGCCGGTCTGAAAGTGGGCGACATTGTGAAAACCACGGTGTTTGTCAAAGACCTGAATGACTTCGCCACCGTGAACGCAACCTATGAAGCGTTTTTCACCGAGCATAACGCCAGCTTCCCGGCTCGCTCCTGCGTGGAAGTGGCGCGTCTGCCGAAAGATGTGAAGATTGAGATCGAGGCGATTGCGGTTCGTCGCTGA
- the miaE gene encoding tRNA isopentenyl-2-thiomethyl-A-37 hydroxylase MiaE — MNYAPLLEPIHQFLHCRTPQAWIDEARKPENLTLLLTDHMVCELKAAQTAVWLIRKYVADKPSGDAILAWLKPYEDFIFGEDHDSNFINAHKNLTKSIIVRNELPWADDLVEKMVLLIKEELHHFYQVWEIMQARGLPYRKITASRYAKGLLREVTTHEPDTLVDKLICGAYIEARSCERFASLAPYLDEQLEKFYISLLRSEARHYQDYLTLAAQISPKDIAPRVRAIGEAEGRLISEPDIELRFHSGVPTL; from the coding sequence ATGAATTACGCCCCGCTATTAGAACCTATCCATCAGTTTCTGCATTGCCGCACACCACAGGCGTGGATTGATGAAGCACGCAAGCCGGAAAACCTGACGTTGCTACTCACCGATCATATGGTTTGTGAGTTAAAAGCCGCGCAAACCGCCGTCTGGTTGATTCGTAAATATGTGGCTGACAAGCCGAGTGGTGACGCTATTCTGGCGTGGCTGAAGCCCTACGAAGATTTTATTTTTGGCGAAGATCACGACAGCAACTTTATCAACGCCCACAAAAATCTGACCAAAAGCATCATCGTGCGTAATGAGTTGCCGTGGGCGGATGATCTGGTGGAAAAGATGGTGCTGCTGATTAAAGAAGAGCTGCACCATTTTTATCAGGTCTGGGAAATTATGCAGGCGCGCGGTCTGCCGTATCGCAAGATTACCGCCAGTCGTTACGCCAAAGGGTTGCTGCGTGAGGTCACGACTCATGAGCCAGATACCCTGGTAGATAAGCTGATTTGCGGTGCTTATATCGAGGCGCGTTCTTGTGAACGTTTCGCCAGCCTGGCACCGTATCTGGATGAGCAACTGGAGAAGTTTTATATCTCGCTGCTGCGTTCCGAAGCGCGTCATTACCAGGATTACCTGACGCTGGCGGCGCAGATTTCGCCGAAAGATATTGCGCCACGCGTGCGCGCGATTGGTGAGGCGGAAGGGCGCTTAATCAGCGAACCGGATATCGAGCTGCGTTTTCACAGCGGTGTGCCAACCTTATAA
- a CDS encoding GNAT family N-acetyltransferase gives MTTVTPLDLQVRPITAADNPLIARVIRDVSAEFGLTADKGYTVSDPNLDRLFELYSEANSAYWIVEHQGKVLGGGGVAPLACSAPDICELQKMYFLPEARGFGLARDLALRAMDYARQQGFRRCYLETTASLTRAIKLYESLGFTLIDTAMGCTGHVDCEVRMLRTL, from the coding sequence ATGACCACTGTCACCCCGCTGGATCTTCAGGTACGTCCCATTACCGCAGCCGATAATCCGCTGATTGCTCGGGTCATTCGCGACGTCTCTGCCGAGTTCGGCCTGACTGCTGACAAAGGCTATACCGTGTCTGATCCCAATCTGGACCGGCTGTTTGAATTGTACAGCGAGGCGAACAGCGCTTACTGGATTGTCGAGCATCAGGGCAAAGTGCTGGGTGGCGGCGGTGTGGCACCCCTGGCGTGTAGCGCGCCGGATATTTGTGAATTACAGAAGATGTACTTTCTGCCGGAAGCGCGTGGTTTTGGCCTGGCCCGCGATCTGGCACTACGCGCGATGGATTATGCACGCCAGCAAGGTTTCCGTCGTTGCTATCTGGAAACCACCGCCAGCCTGACGCGCGCCATTAAGTTGTATGAATCGCTGGGTTTTACCCTGATTGATACCGCGATGGGCTGCACCGGGCATGTGGATTGTGAAGTGCGTATGCTGCGTACCCTGTAA